A single window of Helicobacter pylori DNA harbors:
- a CDS encoding ABC transporter substrate-binding protein: MLIARFKKALISYSLGVLLVSSLLGVANASNQEIQVKDYFGEQTIKLPVSKIIYLGSFAEVPAMFHTWDRVVGISDYAFKSDIVKATLKDPKRIKPMSSDHVAALNVELLKKLSPDLVVTFVGNPKAVEHAKKFGISFLSFQEKTIAEVMEDIDAQAKALEVDASKKLAKMQETLDFIAERLKGVKKKKGVELFHKANKISGHQALDSDILEKGGIDNFGLKYVKFGRADISVEKIVKENPEIIFIWWISPLSPEDVLNNPKFATIKAIKNKQVYKLPTMDIGGPRAPLISLFIALKAHPEAFKGVDINAMVKDYYKVVFDLNDAEVEPFLWH, translated from the coding sequence ATGCTAATCGCTCGCTTTAAAAAAGCTTTAATCTCTTATTCTTTAGGGGTTCTTCTTGTTTCATCGTTATTAGGCGTGGCTAACGCTTCTAATCAAGAGATCCAAGTCAAGGATTATTTTGGGGAGCAAACCATAAAGCTTCCTGTTTCTAAAATAATCTACTTGGGTAGCTTTGCAGAAGTGCCTGCCATGTTCCATACTTGGGATAGGGTCGTAGGCATTTCGGATTACGCTTTTAAATCTGATATTGTTAAAGCCACTCTCAAAGATCCTAAACGCATTAAACCCATGAGCAGCGATCATGTGGCGGCGTTGAATGTGGAGCTTTTAAAAAAACTTAGTCCTGATCTTGTGGTAACCTTTGTGGGCAACCCTAAAGCGGTAGAGCATGCGAAAAAATTTGGTATATCATTCCTTTCTTTCCAAGAAAAAACCATTGCAGAAGTCATGGAAGATATTGACGCTCAAGCTAAAGCCTTAGAAGTTGATGCTTCTAAAAAATTGGCCAAAATGCAAGAAACTTTGGATTTCATTGCTGAGCGTTTGAAAGGCGTTAAAAAGAAAAAAGGGGTGGAGCTTTTCCATAAAGCCAATAAGATTAGCGGCCATCAAGCCCTTGATTCAGATATTTTAGAAAAAGGGGGTATAGACAATTTTGGCTTGAAATACGTTAAGTTTGGGCGCGCTGATATTAGCGTGGAAAAAATCGTTAAAGAAAACCCTGAGATTATCTTTATTTGGTGGATAAGCCCGCTTAGCCCTGAAGACGTGTTAAACAACCCCAAATTTGCTACCATCAAAGCCATTAAAAACAAGCAAGTTTATAAACTCCCCACGATGGATATTGGCGGGCCTAGAGCCCCACTCATTAGCCTTTTTATCGCTTTAAAAGCCCACCCTGAAGCCTTTAAGGGCGTGGATATTAATGCGATGGTTAAAGACTATTATAAAGTGGTTTTTGATTTGAATGATGCAGAAGTTGAACCATTCTTATGGCATTAA
- a CDS encoding peroxiredoxin, with protein MLVTKLAPDFKAPAVLGNNEVDEHFELSKNLGKSGAVLFFWPKDFTFVCPTEIIAFDKRVKDFQEKGFNVIGVSIDSEQVHFAWKNTPVEKGGIGQVTFPMVADITKSISRDYDVLFEEAVALRGAFLIDKNMKVRHAVINDLPLGRNADEMLRMVDALLHFEEHGEVCPAGWRKGDKGMKATHQGVAEYLKENSIKL; from the coding sequence ATGTTAGTTACAAAACTTGCCCCCGATTTTAAAGCGCCTGCCGTTTTAGGAAACAACGAGGTTGATGAACACTTTGAGCTTTCCAAAAATTTAGGTAAGAGCGGTGCGGTTCTTTTCTTTTGGCCAAAAGATTTTACTTTTGTATGCCCTACAGAAATCATTGCGTTTGACAAAAGAGTGAAAGACTTCCAAGAAAAAGGCTTTAATGTGATTGGCGTGTCTATTGACAGCGAACAAGTGCATTTTGCATGGAAAAACACCCCTGTAGAAAAAGGCGGTATTGGTCAAGTAACTTTCCCCATGGTGGCTGATATTACTAAGAGCATTTCTAGAGACTATGATGTGCTGTTTGAAGAAGCGGTCGCTTTGAGAGGAGCTTTTTTGATTGACAAAAACATGAAAGTAAGACACGCAGTGATCAATGACTTGCCATTAGGTAGGAATGCCGATGAAATGCTTCGCATGGTAGACGCTCTCTTGCACTTTGAAGAACATGGTGAAGTATGCCCAGCAGGCTGGAGAAAAGGCGATAAAGGCATGAAAGCAACTCACCAAGGCGTTGCAGAGTATCTTAAAGAAAATTCCATTAAGCTTTAA
- a CDS encoding MetQ/NlpA family ABC transporter substrate-binding protein produces the protein MNAFKRIICITAIVLGFFNLLDAKHHKEKKEDHKITRELKVGANPVPHAQILQSVVDDLKEKGIKLVIVSFTDYVLPNLALNDGSLDANYFQHRPYLDRFNLDRKMHLVGLANIHVEPLRFYSQKITDIKNLKKGSVIAVPNDPANQGRALILLHKQGLIALKDPNNLYATEFDIVKNPYNIKIKPLEAALLPKVLGDVDGAIVTGNYALQTKLTGALFSEDKDSPYANLIAAREDNAQDEAIKALIEALQSEKTRKFILDTYKGAIIPAF, from the coding sequence ATGAATGCATTCAAGCGTATTATTTGCATAACCGCTATTGTTTTAGGTTTTTTTAATCTCTTAGACGCCAAACACCACAAAGAAAAAAAAGAAGACCACAAAATCACTCGTGAGCTTAAAGTGGGCGCTAACCCTGTGCCGCATGCACAAATCTTGCAATCAGTCGTGGACGATTTGAAAGAGAAAGGGATCAAATTAGTGATCGTGTCTTTTACCGATTATGTGTTGCCTAATTTAGCGCTCAATGACGGCTCTTTAGACGCGAATTACTTCCAGCACCGCCCTTATTTGGATCGGTTTAATTTGGACAGGAAAATGCACCTTGTTGGTTTGGCCAATATCCATGTGGAGCCTTTAAGATTTTATTCTCAAAAAATCACGGACATTAAAAACCTTAAAAAAGGCTCAGTGATTGCTGTGCCAAATGATCCGGCCAATCAAGGCAGGGCGTTGATTTTACTCCATAAACAAGGCCTTATCGCTCTCAAAGACCCAAACAATCTATACGCTACGGAGTTTGATATTGTCAAAAATCCTTACAACATCAAAATCAAGCCCCTAGAAGCCGCGCTATTGCCTAAAGTTTTAGGGGATGTGGATGGGGCTATTGTAACAGGGAATTACGCCTTGCAAACAAAACTCACCGGAGCCTTATTTTCAGAAGACAAGGACTCGCCTTATGCCAATCTAATAGCCGCTCGTGAGGATAACGCGCAAGATGAAGCCATAAAAGCGTTGATTGAAGCTTTGCAGAGTGAAAAGACCAGGAAATTCATTTTGGATACCTATAAGGGGGCGATTATCCCGGCTTTTTAA
- the mrdA gene encoding penicillin-binding protein 2: MKNLRYKLLLFVFIGFWGLLVLNLFILSVKNQEYYEKLAERNMTKKEFLIPTRGNIADRNHEFLAINELVFGVFLPSRLKQKELLEKIEVIQKFFPNFSKETLLNNYQKENSLYNHNLIKVVGFIPYATMQSFYAKLIQTQGIFVLPLDKRYYPNNALASHVLGYVGVASLQDLKDDEENQYSQIVGKTGIEKEYNKLLQGRVGYKIMRVNALNQELATLEVVPPSTNNHLQLSLDKRLQKEADKLFENKRGAILVMNAENGELLVAGSYPEYNLNDFVGGISQDKWQKLQDDIYNPLLNRFANALYPPGSVVKMGVGLSFLENLHITENTTIPTPPFIEVGKRKFRDWKKTGHGNSNLYKAIRESVDVYFYKFGLEISIEKLSKTLREVGFGEKTGVDLPNEFVGIVPDNLWKLKRFNQDWRVGDTLITAIGQGSFLATPLQVLAYTGLIATGKLATPHFAINNKQPLKDPLNSFQKKKLQALRVGMYEVCNHKDGTAYHSTRGSKVTLACKTGTAQVVEIAQNIVNRMKEKDMEYFHRSHAWITAFLPYEKPKYAITILVEHGEGGSKLGGLLVKMSNKLYELGYL; this comes from the coding sequence ATGAAAAATCTTCGTTATAAGCTTTTGCTCTTTGTTTTTATAGGGTTTTGGGGGTTATTGGTTTTAAATTTATTTATTTTAAGCGTTAAAAATCAAGAATACTATGAAAAATTGGCCGAACGCAACATGACTAAAAAGGAATTTCTAATCCCTACAAGAGGCAATATTGCAGACAGAAACCATGAGTTTTTAGCCATTAATGAATTGGTGTTTGGCGTGTTTTTGCCCAGCAGATTGAAACAAAAAGAGCTTTTAGAAAAAATTGAGGTGATCCAAAAGTTTTTCCCTAATTTTTCCAAAGAAACGCTTTTAAACAATTACCAAAAAGAAAATTCGCTCTATAACCATAATCTCATTAAAGTGGTTGGCTTCATTCCCTACGCCACCATGCAATCTTTTTATGCCAAACTCATCCAAACTCAAGGCATTTTTGTGCTGCCTTTAGACAAACGCTACTACCCTAATAACGCTCTAGCTTCGCATGTTTTAGGCTATGTGGGGGTGGCAAGCTTGCAAGATTTAAAAGACGATGAAGAGAATCAATACAGCCAGATTGTGGGCAAAACCGGCATTGAAAAAGAATACAACAAACTTTTACAAGGCAGGGTGGGCTATAAAATCATGCGTGTCAATGCGCTCAATCAGGAATTAGCCACCTTAGAAGTAGTGCCACCAAGCACCAACAACCACTTGCAATTGAGTTTAGACAAACGCTTGCAAAAAGAAGCGGACAAGCTCTTTGAAAATAAAAGGGGGGCTATTTTAGTGATGAACGCAGAAAATGGGGAATTACTCGTTGCAGGAAGTTACCCTGAATACAATTTGAACGATTTTGTAGGCGGGATCAGTCAAGACAAATGGCAAAAACTTCAAGATGATATTTATAACCCCTTATTAAACCGCTTCGCTAACGCCTTGTATCCGCCGGGATCTGTGGTTAAAATGGGCGTGGGGTTGAGCTTTTTAGAAAACCTTCATATCACAGAAAACACCACCATACCCACACCGCCTTTTATTGAAGTGGGTAAGCGCAAATTCAGGGACTGGAAAAAAACAGGGCATGGCAATTCCAATTTGTATAAAGCCATTAGGGAGTCCGTGGATGTGTATTTTTATAAGTTTGGGCTTGAAATCTCTATAGAAAAACTCTCTAAAACTTTAAGGGAAGTGGGCTTTGGGGAAAAAACGGGCGTTGATTTGCCGAATGAATTTGTGGGGATTGTGCCGGATAATTTGTGGAAACTCAAACGCTTCAATCAAGATTGGCGCGTTGGGGACACGCTCATTACCGCTATTGGGCAAGGCTCTTTTTTAGCCACGCCCTTACAAGTGCTAGCCTACACGGGACTCATTGCGACAGGCAAATTGGCAACGCCTCATTTTGCTATCAACAACAAACAACCGCTCAAAGATCCCTTAAATAGTTTTCAAAAAAAGAAGCTCCAAGCCTTGAGAGTGGGCATGTATGAAGTGTGTAACCATAAAGACGGCACCGCTTATCATTCCACAAGGGGTTCTAAGGTTACTTTAGCGTGTAAAACCGGCACCGCACAAGTCGTAGAAATCGCTCAAAACATCGTCAATCGCATGAAAGAAAAGGATATGGAATATTTCCATCGATCCCATGCGTGGATTACCGCATTCTTGCCTTATGAAAAACCCAAATACGCTATCACTATTTTAGTAGAACATGGGGAAGGGGGGTCAAAACTGGGGGGGTTGTTAGTGAAAATGAGCAATAAACTCTATGAGCTTGGCTATCTTTAA
- the yihA gene encoding ribosome biogenesis GTP-binding protein YihA/YsxC, whose amino-acid sequence MIAIKDAHFLTSSSQLFQCPASLTSEMVILGRSNVGKSSFINTLLGKNLAKSSATPGKTRLANFFSTTWEDKENALTITFNVIDLPGFGYAKVSKSLKKEWEGFLWELLSVRVSIKLFIHLIDARHLDLEIDRNAKESIQALLRPDQAYLSLFTKFDKLNKNEQHRLFLNAPKPFLINTTHFNALSSKYPTLEIVRQTLLKYLLTNPL is encoded by the coding sequence ATGATCGCCATTAAAGACGCTCATTTTCTCACTTCTTCTAGCCAACTTTTTCAATGCCCAGCGAGCTTGACTTCTGAAATGGTCATTTTAGGGCGCAGCAATGTAGGTAAAAGCTCGTTTATTAATACCTTGTTAGGGAAAAATCTCGCTAAAAGCTCAGCGACGCCGGGAAAAACCCGTTTAGCGAATTTTTTTTCCACCACTTGGGAAGATAAAGAAAACGCTTTAACGATCACTTTTAATGTGATTGATTTGCCCGGGTTTGGCTACGCTAAAGTTTCTAAAAGCTTGAAAAAAGAATGGGAGGGGTTTTTATGGGAATTGTTGAGCGTTAGGGTTTCTATCAAACTTTTTATCCATTTGATAGATGCGCGCCATTTGGATTTAGAAATTGATAGAAACGCTAAAGAAAGCATTCAAGCCCTTTTAAGGCCCGATCAAGCCTACCTTTCTCTTTTTACGAAGTTTGACAAGTTGAATAAAAACGAGCAACACCGCCTTTTTTTAAACGCTCCTAAACCTTTTTTAATCAATACCACCCATTTTAACGCCCTTTCTTCAAAATACCCAACCCTTGAAATAGTGCGCCAAACCCTTTTGAAATACTTGCTCACTAACCCCCTATAA
- the lptA gene encoding lipopolysaccharide transport periplasmic protein LptA, which yields MRWWCFLVCCFGILSVMSAQKLENKGLKKERELLEITGNQFVANDKTKTAVIQGNVQIKKGKDRLFADKVSVFLNDKRKPERYEATGNTHFNIFTEDNREISGSADKLIYNALNGEYKLLQNAVVREVGKSNVITGDEIILNKAKGYADVLGSAKRPAKFVFDMEDINEENRKAKLKKKGAKEKP from the coding sequence ATGCGTTGGTGGTGTTTTTTGGTGTGTTGTTTTGGTATTTTAAGCGTGATGAGCGCTCAAAAATTAGAGAATAAAGGTTTGAAAAAAGAAAGAGAGCTTTTAGAGATTACCGGCAACCAATTTGTAGCGAACGACAAAACCAAAACCGCCGTTATTCAAGGCAATGTGCAGATCAAAAAAGGTAAAGACCGGTTGTTTGCGGATAAAGTGAGCGTGTTTTTAAACGATAAACGAAAGCCAGAGCGCTATGAAGCCACAGGGAACACGCATTTTAATATCTTTACAGAGGATAATCGTGAAATCAGCGGGAGTGCTGACAAGCTCATTTATAATGCGCTGAATGGGGAATACAAATTGTTGCAAAATGCGGTGGTTAGAGAAGTGGGGAAATCTAATGTCATCACCGGTGATGAAATCATTTTGAACAAAGCTAAGGGGTATGCTGATGTGTTGGGGAGCGCGAAACGGCCCGCTAAATTTGTGTTTGATATGGAAGATATTAATGAAGAAAATCGTAAGGCTAAATTGAAGAAGAAAGGCGCTAAGGAAAAACCATGA
- a CDS encoding KdsC family phosphatase, giving the protein MIKLLLLDVDGTLTDGSLYFDENFHEIKAFNVKDGLGMTLWQKLGKKIAIITGRTSIMVKKRMESLGVQFVFMGVENKSVVVERLKKDLQLSAQEIACVGDDYNDLGMFKACAWSFAPFDAHPLLKSKAYKVLQNSGGKGAVREAIDYLLTLEGLQDEALKLYL; this is encoded by the coding sequence ATGATTAAGTTATTGCTTTTAGATGTGGATGGCACGCTCACAGACGGGTCGTTGTATTTTGATGAAAATTTTCACGAAATCAAGGCTTTTAATGTCAAAGACGGGCTTGGCATGACGCTATGGCAAAAATTAGGCAAAAAAATCGCTATCATTACAGGAAGAACTTCAATCATGGTGAAAAAACGCATGGAGAGTTTGGGCGTTCAGTTTGTTTTTATGGGCGTTGAAAATAAAAGCGTGGTTGTGGAGCGGCTCAAAAAAGACTTGCAATTGAGTGCACAAGAAATCGCATGCGTAGGCGATGATTATAACGATTTAGGCATGTTTAAGGCATGCGCTTGGAGTTTCGCTCCTTTTGATGCGCACCCCTTGCTTAAAAGCAAAGCTTATAAAGTGTTGCAAAATTCAGGGGGCAAGGGGGCCGTTAGGGAAGCGATTGATTATCTTTTAACATTAGAAGGCTTGCAAGATGAAGCGCTCAAGCTTTACCTCTAA
- a CDS encoding septal ring lytic transglycosylase RlpA family protein, whose amino-acid sequence MGLALKKVCFLGVIFLISACAVKKEGVKNLSYKHESLRAYENAKDYDPTTKKATYKRNFFERHFKHHSDSQDSNTKDQPLDNGMRDSSAIQRATMRPYQVGGKWYYPTKVDLGEKFDGIASWYGPNFHAKKTSNGEIYNMYAHTAAHKTLPMNTVVKVINVDNNLSTIVRINDRGPFVSDRIIDLSNAAARDIDMVKKGTASVRLIVLGFGGVISTQYEQSFNASYSKILHKEFKVGESEQSVSGGKFSLQMGAFRNQIGAQTLADKLQAENKNYSVKVAFKDDLYKVLVQGFQSEEEARDFMKKYNQNAVLTRE is encoded by the coding sequence ATGGGTTTGGCGTTAAAAAAAGTTTGTTTTTTAGGCGTTATTTTTTTGATTAGCGCTTGTGCGGTTAAAAAAGAGGGGGTCAAGAATTTGTCTTATAAGCATGAAAGCTTGCGCGCTTATGAAAACGCTAAAGACTATGACCCGACAACCAAAAAAGCCACTTATAAGCGCAATTTTTTTGAACGCCATTTCAAACACCACTCCGATTCGCAAGATAGCAACACAAAAGATCAGCCACTAGATAACGGCATGCGCGATTCTAGCGCGATCCAAAGAGCCACCATGCGCCCTTATCAAGTGGGGGGCAAGTGGTATTACCCCACTAAAGTGGATTTAGGCGAAAAATTTGATGGCATTGCGAGCTGGTATGGCCCCAATTTCCATGCCAAAAAAACCAGTAATGGGGAAATCTATAACATGTATGCCCACACCGCCGCGCACAAAACTTTACCCATGAACACCGTGGTGAAAGTCATCAATGTTGATAATAATTTAAGTACCATTGTACGCATTAATGATAGAGGGCCTTTTGTGAGCGATCGCATCATTGATTTGTCTAATGCGGCCGCTAGGGATATTGACATGGTTAAAAAAGGCACGGCCAGCGTGCGTCTTATTGTTTTGGGCTTTGGTGGGGTTATCTCCACGCAATACGAACAATCCTTTAACGCCAGCTATTCAAAGATCTTACACAAGGAATTTAAAGTCGGCGAGAGCGAACAAAGCGTGAGCGGAGGGAAATTTTCTTTACAAATGGGGGCTTTTAGAAACCAAATAGGCGCTCAAACTTTAGCGGATAAATTGCAAGCAGAGAATAAAAATTACAGCGTCAAGGTTGCCTTTAAAGACGATTTGTATAAAGTTTTAGTTCAAGGGTTTCAAAGCGAAGAAGAGGCTAGGGATTTTATGAAAAAATATAACCAGAATGCGGTTTTAACGAGAGAATGA
- a CDS encoding lytic transglycosylase domain-containing protein — MPKRMKCFSQKWLVFFVTLLLASLGHAKMAFESNIDTKALEAFGVNASFLSQMPNALKKMNEEEEWKKLVKRFDVNYQFIPIIKNMLIEASVPQEFLFLAMAESKFSSRAYSRKKAVGIWQFMPSTAKELGLKVNHYIDERRDPIKSTQAAIAYLKRLYKQTGEWYLVAMAYNYGLRKVQNAIKAAGTSDIKILLDEDKKYLPKETREYIRSILSLALKFNSLDNLKDKEYLLNRGARVSLVGVPFKRHTSLIQVAKNLNLSLETLKSYNHQFRYNILPSKDPTYTIYIPYEKLALFKQRQLKQNKSIQTSSKSPFITHVVLPKETLSSIAKRYQVSISSIQLANNLKDSNIFIHQRLIIPTNKKLIATREF, encoded by the coding sequence ATGCCAAAAAGAATGAAGTGTTTTAGTCAAAAATGGTTGGTTTTTTTTGTTACCCTTTTATTGGCCTCTTTAGGCCATGCGAAAATGGCTTTTGAATCTAATATTGACACCAAAGCGTTAGAGGCCTTTGGGGTTAATGCGAGCTTTTTATCCCAAATGCCAAACGCTTTAAAAAAAATGAATGAAGAAGAAGAATGGAAAAAGTTAGTCAAAAGATTTGATGTGAATTACCAATTCATTCCCATCATCAAAAACATGCTCATAGAAGCGAGCGTGCCGCAAGAATTTTTGTTTTTAGCCATGGCCGAGTCTAAGTTTTCATCAAGGGCTTATAGCAGGAAAAAAGCGGTAGGGATTTGGCAATTCATGCCAAGCACGGCTAAAGAATTAGGGCTTAAGGTCAATCATTACATTGATGAAAGAAGAGATCCTATTAAAAGCACTCAAGCGGCTATCGCTTATTTGAAACGGCTCTACAAGCAAACCGGGGAGTGGTATTTGGTCGCTATGGCGTATAATTACGGCTTACGCAAGGTTCAAAACGCTATCAAAGCCGCCGGCACTTCGGATATTAAGATTTTGTTGGATGAAGATAAGAAATACCTCCCTAAAGAAACACGAGAGTATATCCGCTCCATTCTGAGCCTGGCGTTGAAATTCAACAGCCTAGACAACCTCAAAGATAAAGAATATCTGCTCAATCGTGGGGCGAGGGTGAGTTTAGTGGGCGTCCCGTTTAAAAGGCACACTTCTTTAATCCAAGTGGCCAAAAATTTAAACTTGAGTTTGGAAACCTTAAAATCCTACAACCACCAATTCCGCTATAACATTCTGCCCTCTAAAGACCCCACTTACACCATTTATATCCCTTATGAAAAACTCGCCCTTTTCAAACAACGCCAACTCAAACAAAATAAAAGCATTCAAACCAGTTCAAAAAGCCCTTTTATCACCCATGTGGTCTTGCCTAAAGAAACCTTGTCTTCTATCGCTAAACGCTATCAAGTCAGTATTTCTAGTATCCAATTAGCCAACAATCTCAAAGATTCTAATATTTTTATCCACCAACGCTTAATCATTCCTACCAATAAGAAATTGATCGCTACAAGGGAATTTTAA
- a CDS encoding TatD family hydrolase — MFIDTHCHLDHKDYENDLEEVLKESLEKGVTQCVIPGADMKDLNRAIEISEKFEGVFFAIGAHPYDVESFDEGLFEKFVSHQKCVAIGECGLDYYRLPELSEREDYKSKQKEIFTKQIEFSIQHNKPLIIHIREASFDSLNLLKSYPEAFGVLHCFNADNMLLELSDRFYYGIGGVSTFKNAKRLVEILPKIPKNRLLLETDSPYLTPHPFRGTRNSPTYIPLIAQKIAEIINIETEELASLSTHNAQTLFSFP, encoded by the coding sequence ATGTTTATTGATACGCATTGCCATTTGGATCACAAGGATTATGAAAACGATTTAGAAGAAGTGTTAAAAGAAAGCCTAGAAAAAGGCGTCACGCAATGCGTGATTCCGGGCGCGGACATGAAAGATTTGAATAGAGCAATAGAGATTAGCGAAAAATTTGAAGGCGTGTTTTTTGCTATAGGCGCTCACCCTTATGATGTGGAAAGCTTTGATGAAGGCTTGTTTGAAAAATTTGTCAGTCATCAAAAATGCGTGGCGATAGGCGAATGCGGGCTGGATTACTACCGCTTGCCTGAATTGAGCGAAAGAGAGGATTATAAAAGCAAGCAAAAAGAAATCTTTACCAAACAGATTGAGTTTTCTATCCAACACAACAAGCCCTTGATTATCCATATTAGAGAGGCGAGTTTTGATAGTTTGAATCTTTTAAAAAGCTATCCTGAGGCTTTTGGGGTGTTGCATTGCTTTAACGCTGATAACATGCTTTTAGAATTGAGCGATCGTTTTTATTACGGGATAGGAGGGGTTAGCACTTTTAAAAACGCTAAAAGACTGGTAGAGATCCTCCCTAAAATCCCTAAAAACAGGCTTCTTTTAGAAACGGATTCGCCTTATTTGACCCCACACCCTTTTAGAGGCACCAGGAATAGCCCTACTTATATCCCTTTAATCGCTCAAAAAATTGCCGAAATCATCAACATAGAGACTGAAGAGCTCGCTTCTTTAAGCACGCATAACGCTCAAACGCTCTTTAGTTTCCCCTAA
- the ribE gene encoding riboflavin synthase, with amino-acid sequence MFSGLIHKIAKVKSFHNNILSIESDLNPKLGDSIAVNGACLTAIESSKTHFSVELSQKTQNSVALENYKDLVHIEPALKADASLDGHFVQGHIDAIGVIEKIIQHSNQVDFFISASEETLLLCVEQGSIAVDGVSLTLSKVEEKGFWLTIIPYTLENTLFKTYKLKRRVNIETDMLVRSVASILKKTKGFEKNFSWNDADALTLGY; translated from the coding sequence ATGTTTAGCGGGTTAATCCATAAAATAGCTAAAGTGAAGAGTTTCCACAACAATATTTTAAGCATAGAGAGCGATCTCAATCCCAAGCTTGGCGATAGCATTGCGGTTAATGGGGCATGTTTGACCGCCATAGAAAGTTCAAAAACGCATTTTAGCGTGGAATTGAGCCAAAAAACCCAAAACAGCGTAGCGCTAGAAAATTACAAGGATTTAGTCCATATTGAGCCAGCCCTAAAAGCCGATGCGAGTTTGGATGGGCATTTTGTGCAAGGGCATATTGACGCCATCGGGGTGATTGAAAAAATTATTCAACATTCTAATCAAGTGGATTTTTTCATCAGTGCTTCTGAAGAAACGCTTTTATTGTGCGTTGAGCAAGGCTCTATTGCAGTTGATGGGGTGAGTTTGACTTTAAGCAAGGTAGAAGAAAAGGGGTTTTGGCTAACGATTATCCCTTACACTTTAGAAAACACCCTTTTTAAGACTTATAAACTCAAACGGCGCGTGAATATTGAAACGGACATGTTGGTTCGTAGCGTTGCGTCTATTTTGAAAAAAACAAAAGGGTTTGAAAAAAATTTCTCTTGGAATGACGCCGATGCTTTGACTTTAGGGTATTAG
- a CDS encoding FlhB-like flagellar biosynthesis protein: protein MNKTIKAAALAYNMGQDHAPKVIASGVGEVAKRIIQKAKEYDIALFSNPMLVDSLLKVELDCTIPEELYESVVQVFLWLNSVENNAQMSK, encoded by the coding sequence ATGAATAAAACCATAAAAGCCGCCGCCCTAGCCTATAACATGGGGCAAGATCATGCCCCAAAAGTGATCGCAAGCGGGGTGGGCGAAGTGGCTAAAAGGATCATTCAAAAAGCTAAGGAATACGATATAGCGCTCTTTTCTAACCCCATGCTAGTGGATTCGCTTTTAAAGGTGGAATTAGACTGCACGATACCTGAAGAATTGTATGAAAGCGTGGTGCAAGTGTTTTTATGGCTCAATAGCGTGGAAAATAACGCGCAAATGTCCAAGTGA